A window of Hydrogenophilus thermoluteolus genomic DNA:
TGGTGCAGTGGCGCAGCCCAGAGTTTTTTTCTCGAGGCAGTGGCCAAAAGGGTAGATGCGTTCGTCACCGGGGAAATCTCCGAACCGTACGTTCATTTGGCGCGTGAAAGTGGCGTTGCTTTTCTTGCCGCAGGCCACCATGCAACCGAGCGCTTCGGTGTTCAGGCGCTCGGGGCGCGTCTTGCGCAACGTTACGGCATCACGGTCACTTTCTTCGACGACCCCAGTCCGGTTTGAACGCCGTCACCAACTTGCCTATAATGGCGGCATCGCAACCATACGGTACCGTATGTCTTATGAGCGAACAGACGAATCTGCCCAAGCAATCCGTAACCCGGCGGCGCATTCACCGCCGCACGATTACCATCGACGGCTTCGAACGCAGCGACGGTCTGTGGGAGCTCGAAGCGACGCTCACCGACGTCAAAGACGTCGACTATCCCATCTCGTCGGGTATGCGTCCAGCAGGAACTCCAGTACATGAGATGACGGTGCGCATCGCGTACGACAACACGTTCACGATTCGCGAAGCGCACGCGGAGAGTCGCTGGGTGCCCTTTTTCGGGGTGTGCGAAACCATTACCTATGCGTATAAGCAACTTGTCGGCCTGAATCTGCTCAAAGGGTTTCGTTTGGCGGTCAATGACCGTTTTCGTGGGGTTCGCGGGTGCACGCATATCACAGAGCTGCTCTATGCCCTGCCCACCGCGGCGGTCCAAACCTTTGCGACCTTTCGCCGCGACAACGAGGAGAGCGACGAAAAGCCGTTTCATCTCGATCAGTGCCACGCGCTCGACACCGACTCCTCACCGGTGGTCGCGCAGTATTACCCGAAATGGTTCCGGAACAAAGCGGTATAATTATCGCGGCGGCCGCGCGTGCGTGCTGTCAAAGACCAGGGAGCGGAGGGCGTGCCGTCAGGACGTCCCCGTAGCGATGCGTTTGGAACAGTGTCAAAAGGGCAACCATGAAGATTCACGAGTATCAAGCCAAAGAGATCCTGCGCCAATTTGGAATCCGGACGCCGCGGGGCGAACCGGCATTTTCGGTAGCAGAGGCAGTCGAGGTCGCCAAGCGGTTGGGTGGCCCGGTTTGGGTGGTCAAAGCGCAGATTCATGCCGGTGGGCGCGGCAAAGGGGGCGGGGTGAAACTGGCCCGCTCGCTCGAAGCCGTCGAAACCCTTGCCGGACAGATTCTCGGGATGCGTCTGGTTACCCACCAAACGGGGCCAGAAGGGCAGATCGTGCGGCGGCTCCTGATCGAAGAAGGGGCGGATATCCGCCACGAATACTATGTTTCGGTGCTCACCGACCGCAAGACGCAGCTGGTTGCGATGCTCGCTTCCAGCGAAGGCGGGATGGACATCGAAGAGGTGGCGGCCAAGACACCCGAGAAAATCATCAAAGTGTTCATCAACCCGCTCGATGGGATCTCTGACGAGCAAGCGCTGACCCTGGCCAAAGGGATCGGCATTCCCGAAGGGTCGATCCCCGCTGCGGTCGATACCTTCAAGAAACTCTACCACTGCTACATGGAGACCGATGCGTCCCTGGCAGAGATCAACCCGCTCATCCTCGAAGGGGACGGTGGCATCAAAGCGCTCGACGCCAAATTCAATTTCGACGACAACG
This region includes:
- a CDS encoding DUF2889 domain-containing protein, giving the protein MSEQTNLPKQSVTRRRIHRRTITIDGFERSDGLWELEATLTDVKDVDYPISSGMRPAGTPVHEMTVRIAYDNTFTIREAHAESRWVPFFGVCETITYAYKQLVGLNLLKGFRLAVNDRFRGVRGCTHITELLYALPTAAVQTFATFRRDNEESDEKPFHLDQCHALDTDSSPVVAQYYPKWFRNKAV
- the sucC gene encoding ADP-forming succinate--CoA ligase subunit beta; the protein is MKIHEYQAKEILRQFGIRTPRGEPAFSVAEAVEVAKRLGGPVWVVKAQIHAGGRGKGGGVKLARSLEAVETLAGQILGMRLVTHQTGPEGQIVRRLLIEEGADIRHEYYVSVLTDRKTQLVAMLASSEGGMDIEEVAAKTPEKIIKVFINPLDGISDEQALTLAKGIGIPEGSIPAAVDTFKKLYHCYMETDASLAEINPLILEGDGGIKALDAKFNFDDNALFRHPEIVAYRDLDEEDPDEVEASKYDLSYISLDGNIGCLVNGAGLAMATMDTIKLFGGEPANFLDVGGGATTEKVTAAFKIMLKNPRVQAILVNIFGGIMRCDTIAEGIVTAAREVSLNVPLVVRMKGTNEDIGKKILAESGLPIISAETMAEAAEKVVAAAKGAAA